The genomic window AGTCCAGTAGGTCCAGGCCTGATAGGCCAGCACTACCGGCACCAGCAGCCCGGCGGCGATGGTCATCAGCTTAAGTGTGAGCGGGCTGGATGACGCATTGGCTACCGTAAGACTCCAAGCGGGATTAAGGCTGGAAACCATCAGACGCGGAAAGAGGCCCCAGAAAAAGGCTACCGTCGTAAGCACAATGGCCAGCCCGCTGGCTACGAACGCCCACCCGGTGCGGCCGACCCGCATGGCAAGGTAGCTGAGAACGAAAGCGCCCACAGCTGCCCAAAGGCTGATGCCCGCGCCGATGCTGGCGAAAAGGTCGGTATACATGTAGGTCATGCCTACCAACACCAGACAGGCAGCCGCGGTAAAGCATCCGATCACGAGCGCCGCCCGGCGAGCCCGCTGTGCCAAAGCATCCTCCAGTTTGAGGGTAAGATAGACCGCCCCGTGGTAGACGAACACCAATAGAAAAGCGGCGCCCCCCACCAGCGTATACGGGCTCAACAGATCGAAAAAAGTGCCTACATAATTCATTTTGTCGTCGATGGGCACTCCTTTTATGAGGTTAGTCACCGCCACGCCCCACAGCAGGGCTGGCACCAGGCTTCCGGCGAAAATCAGCCAATCCCAGGTGCTGCGCCAATTGGGGCCGGGCTGTTTGCTGCGAAAATCGAGGCCTACCCCGCGGACGATGAGGGCGACGAGCATCAGGAACAGCGCCAGGTAAAAGCCGCTGAACAACGTGGCGTACACGTGGGGAAAGGCGGCGAACAGCGCTCCCCCGGCCGTTATCATCCAAACCTCGTTGCCGTCCCACACCGGGCCGAT from Sporomusaceae bacterium includes these protein-coding regions:
- the cydB gene encoding cytochrome d ubiquinol oxidase subunit II — encoded protein: MDLSVIWFVLVAVLFIGFFFLEGFDYGVGVLLPFLGRSDSERRLIIGSIGPVWDGNEVWMITAGGALFAAFPHVYATLFSGFYLALFLMLVALIVRGVGLDFRSKQPGPNWRSTWDWLIFAGSLVPALLWGVAVTNLIKGVPIDDKMNYVGTFFDLLSPYTLVGGAAFLLVFVYHGAVYLTLKLEDALAQRARRAALVIGCFTAAACLVLVGMTYMYTDLFASIGAGISLWAAVGAFVLSYLAMRVGRTGWAFVASGLAIVLTTVAFFWGLFPRLMVSSLNPAWSLTVANASSSPLTLKLMTIAAGLLVPVVLAYQAWTYWTFRKRVTLRDLEY